The following coding sequences are from one Nitrospira sp. CR1.1 window:
- a CDS encoding DUF2088 domain-containing protein — translation MSNVELRTRAWFGDEPLTIGFPSTWKIVEVGPQDHPALTADGLREGLQRPIGSRRLSDIAVGKTRAVIIVDDLTRPTPAAGLLPVLIEELLRAGMPGRAITVLLAGGTHPPASAEDKAKKVGHHLPAEVRVLAHDSRGELVNVGRSPGGLPLLINRTVMECDLKIGVGCIYPHPIAGFSGGAKIILPAVCGVETTRMMHDYLRGSRERGGSIHTELRREMIAVARTVGLDFIVNVTMNHSRQISGLFAGDVVAAHEAGVRAAHAMYTVPFVPEADIVVADMYPFDTSWQFAQDRGMWPIEYAGPEASRVVIAACPLGLGTHELFPVDSPLWSRIARRLTHFRWADLDRPLEKLRTMAKLIRQKQHRLIVLSPGLKPDELTAVFPHAQWFGEWPALLAALQARHGDGPLTVAVYRCAPFLIPSGAAELQPHTVNH, via the coding sequence ATGAGTAACGTCGAGTTGCGTACCAGGGCCTGGTTCGGCGATGAGCCGCTGACGATCGGATTCCCGTCGACGTGGAAGATTGTGGAGGTTGGCCCGCAGGACCATCCGGCGCTGACGGCAGACGGGTTGCGTGAGGGGCTGCAACGTCCCATTGGCTCTCGGCGACTCTCCGACATCGCTGTCGGCAAAACGCGAGCCGTGATCATCGTCGATGATCTCACCAGGCCGACTCCTGCCGCCGGCCTGCTTCCCGTACTCATCGAGGAACTGCTGCGAGCGGGAATGCCCGGCCGCGCGATCACCGTGCTACTGGCGGGTGGCACGCATCCGCCTGCCTCCGCAGAGGACAAGGCAAAAAAGGTCGGCCATCATCTCCCTGCTGAGGTGCGTGTATTGGCTCACGATAGCCGGGGGGAACTCGTGAACGTGGGCCGATCTCCGGGAGGCTTGCCCCTGTTAATCAATCGAACCGTGATGGAGTGTGATCTCAAGATCGGGGTCGGGTGTATCTACCCGCATCCCATCGCAGGGTTTTCAGGCGGCGCGAAGATCATCCTTCCGGCCGTCTGCGGGGTCGAGACCACCAGGATGATGCATGATTATTTGCGTGGCTCGCGTGAGCGGGGAGGCTCCATTCACACCGAACTGCGGCGCGAGATGATTGCGGTGGCAAGAACCGTCGGGCTCGATTTCATCGTGAACGTCACCATGAATCACTCTCGACAGATCAGCGGGCTCTTCGCGGGCGATGTCGTGGCGGCGCATGAGGCCGGCGTGCGTGCGGCGCATGCGATGTACACGGTGCCGTTCGTGCCTGAGGCCGACATCGTCGTGGCGGATATGTATCCCTTCGATACCAGTTGGCAGTTTGCGCAGGATCGGGGGATGTGGCCGATCGAGTATGCGGGTCCGGAGGCGTCCCGGGTGGTGATCGCCGCCTGTCCGCTTGGATTGGGCACCCATGAGCTGTTTCCCGTCGACAGTCCTCTTTGGTCACGCATTGCGAGGAGGCTGACGCATTTCCGGTGGGCTGATTTGGATCGTCCGCTCGAGAAGCTGCGCACGATGGCAAAACTGATTCGCCAGAAGCAACACCGTCTGATAGTCCTGTCCCCAGGCTTGAAGCCAGACGAGTTGACGGCGGTGTTTCCTCACGCGCAATGGTTCGGCGAGTGGCCGGCCTTGCTGGCGGCGCTCCAGGCACGACATGGCGACGGGCCGTTGACGGTGGCGGTCTACCGTTGTGCGCCGTTTCTCATTCCGAGCGGGGCTGCGGAGTTACAGCCCCACACGGTGAACCATTGA
- a CDS encoding glycosyltransferase, with the protein MAQDHHIVSVVIPTLGRETLALCQAALAKQTRLPDEVIVVIDRDRRGVAWGRNEGIARATGDLIAFADDDGIPPPDWLERLVGALDRYEAAVAGGTFQETDPLLDAIRRRTPLPTVEQLDPGGLVGNGGNILFRRDCLMDCERDDGYVFNPAFGGAGEDWELIWRLRKRGARMVYVPNPVAHLRRATGVQHLRHSFQRGMGIARLFRAMQGDASGIVPQDSLLWGAAGRKIKPRWLKAVWVKLFGPFARKQFRSARHFWWFWLGEKYQAVGFLWEMWRGMWTSNGNNQGNGRSRQAPSSQRANHE; encoded by the coding sequence GGGAGACATTGGCCCTATGTCAGGCCGCCTTGGCGAAGCAGACGCGGCTACCGGATGAAGTCATCGTCGTGATCGACCGCGATCGGCGCGGCGTCGCCTGGGGAAGGAATGAAGGAATTGCCCGGGCAACGGGCGATCTGATCGCCTTTGCCGACGATGACGGCATTCCGCCGCCGGATTGGCTGGAACGATTGGTGGGCGCGCTTGATCGCTACGAGGCGGCTGTCGCGGGCGGCACCTTTCAAGAAACGGATCCCCTCCTGGATGCGATCCGTCGCCGCACGCCCCTTCCGACGGTTGAACAACTCGATCCGGGAGGCTTGGTGGGAAACGGCGGGAACATTCTTTTTCGACGAGATTGCCTGATGGACTGTGAGCGGGACGACGGGTATGTCTTCAATCCTGCCTTTGGCGGAGCGGGGGAGGATTGGGAGCTGATTTGGCGTCTACGGAAACGCGGGGCCCGAATGGTGTATGTGCCGAATCCGGTGGCCCATCTGCGCCGAGCCACGGGCGTGCAACATTTGCGACATTCATTTCAACGCGGCATGGGTATCGCACGGTTGTTTCGAGCGATGCAGGGCGATGCGAGCGGTATTGTGCCGCAGGATAGTCTGCTATGGGGAGCGGCCGGCCGAAAGATCAAGCCGCGCTGGCTGAAAGCCGTCTGGGTCAAACTGTTTGGGCCGTTTGCCCGGAAACAGTTTCGCAGCGCACGCCATTTCTGGTGGTTTTGGCTGGGAGAAAAATACCAGGCTGTCGGTTTTCTATGGGAGATGTGGCGGGGGATGTGGACATCGAACGGGAACAACCAGGGGAACGGTCGCAGCCGTCAGGCACCGTCCTCACAGCGCGCGAACCATGAGTAA